A region of Phytohabitans rumicis DNA encodes the following proteins:
- a CDS encoding zf-HC2 domain-containing protein: MDTTGWHVSEEELRRYADRALGPPLLWSTEAHLAACAGCRERLTAAVGPELTRAGWERLDAELDAPVPGPIERLLTRVGVAEHTARLLAATPVLRLSWLTAVTITLAFTALLANLAHPAVFLAAAPLLPVAGVALSFGPRVDPTYEVAVVAPMHTFRLLLLRCTAVLSTTTGLSAAASLALPEYGLTALGWFLPALALTLLSLALTPRLGPVLAAAAVAVSWVVLVTSTWGVGSAGSAVFVPAGQLALALTGGVAALMLARLRRAFETPRRIR; encoded by the coding sequence ATGGACACCACCGGATGGCATGTGAGCGAGGAGGAGCTGCGGCGGTACGCCGACCGGGCGCTGGGGCCGCCGCTGCTGTGGTCCACCGAGGCGCACCTGGCCGCCTGTGCCGGGTGCCGGGAGCGGCTGACCGCCGCGGTCGGGCCGGAGCTGACCCGCGCGGGCTGGGAGCGGCTCGACGCCGAGCTGGACGCGCCGGTGCCGGGGCCGATCGAGCGCCTGCTCACCCGGGTCGGGGTGGCCGAGCACACCGCCCGGCTGCTCGCGGCCACGCCGGTGCTGCGGCTGTCCTGGCTGACCGCGGTGACCATCACCCTGGCGTTCACCGCGCTGCTGGCCAACCTCGCGCATCCCGCGGTCTTCCTGGCCGCCGCGCCGTTGCTGCCGGTCGCCGGGGTGGCGCTGTCGTTCGGCCCGCGCGTCGACCCGACGTACGAGGTCGCGGTGGTGGCGCCGATGCACACCTTCCGGCTGCTGCTGTTGCGGTGCACGGCGGTGCTGTCCACGACCACCGGGCTGAGCGCCGCGGCCAGCCTCGCCCTGCCCGAGTACGGGCTGACGGCGCTGGGCTGGTTCCTGCCGGCGCTGGCGCTGACCCTGCTCAGTCTCGCCCTGACGCCCCGGCTCGGCCCGGTGCTCGCGGCCGCCGCCGTCGCCGTGAGCTGGGTCGTCCTGGTGACCTCGACCTGGGGCGTCGGCTCCGCCGGCTCGGCCGTCTTCGTCCCCGCCGGGCAGCTCGCCCTCGCCCTCACCGGCGGCGTGGCCGCCCTCATGCTCGCCCGGCTGCGCCGGGCGTTCGAGACACCAAGGAGGATTCGGTGA
- a CDS encoding ATP-binding cassette domain-containing protein translates to MTIAATMPAVRASDLTLRYGRTLALDGVAFTLRDGVTGLLGPNGAGKTTLLRIVATALAPDRGKLTVLGADPRTGPGRLAVRRRLGYLPQDPGFHPGFTAFEFVDYVAILKELADRRARHDEVRRVLAAVGLEAQRGKRIRALSGGMRQRVALAAALVGDPDLLILDEPTVGLDPEQRLRFREVIAELGAGRTVLLSTHQTEEVMALCQRVIVLDRGTVRFEGQPAELAELAAGRVWTSAAREPRALASWRTGTGHYRHVGDPPAGAELLTPTVEDGYLLLVDLGAAAHGAEAA, encoded by the coding sequence GTGACCATCGCCGCGACCATGCCCGCGGTCCGCGCGTCCGACCTGACGCTGCGGTACGGCCGCACGCTCGCCCTGGACGGCGTGGCGTTCACGCTGCGGGACGGCGTGACCGGGCTGCTCGGGCCCAACGGCGCCGGCAAGACCACGCTGCTGCGGATCGTCGCCACCGCGCTGGCGCCGGACCGCGGAAAGCTGACCGTGCTGGGCGCCGACCCGCGCACCGGTCCCGGCCGGCTGGCCGTGCGCCGCCGCCTCGGCTACCTGCCGCAGGATCCGGGCTTCCACCCGGGCTTCACCGCGTTCGAGTTCGTCGACTACGTGGCGATCCTCAAGGAGCTGGCCGACCGCCGGGCCCGCCACGACGAGGTGCGCCGGGTGCTGGCCGCGGTCGGGCTGGAGGCCCAGCGCGGCAAGCGGATCAGGGCGCTGTCCGGCGGGATGCGCCAGCGGGTGGCGCTGGCCGCCGCCCTGGTCGGCGACCCGGACCTGCTCATCCTCGACGAGCCGACGGTCGGCCTGGACCCCGAGCAGCGGCTGCGGTTCCGCGAGGTGATCGCCGAGCTGGGCGCGGGCCGCACCGTGCTGCTGTCCACCCACCAGACCGAGGAGGTGATGGCCTTGTGCCAGCGGGTGATCGTGCTCGACCGGGGCACCGTCCGGTTCGAGGGCCAGCCGGCCGAGCTGGCCGAGCTCGCCGCCGGGCGGGTCTGGACCAGCGCCGCCCGGGAGCCGCGGGCGCTCGCGTCGTGGCGCACCGGCACCGGGCACTACCGCCACGTCGGCGACCCGCCGGCGGGCGCCGAGCTGCTCACCCCGACCGTGGAGGACGGCTACCTGCTGCTCGTCGACCTCGGCGCGGCGGCGCACGGTGCGGAGGCCGCGTGA